From one Gossypium hirsutum isolate 1008001.06 chromosome D08, Gossypium_hirsutum_v2.1, whole genome shotgun sequence genomic stretch:
- the LOC107917252 gene encoding E3 ubiquitin-protein ligase RING1-like isoform X2: protein MASTPYVYDIFHQHTFEDNIISQSHDIASQFVNIELTIDFVFISVHHDFSADISTVTNHTSLRETFRFQLDVLENQYLFHQALFPTFRRLRINTASLAYHNFVYDIFVRGMRSIGTNREVLPLRSVIHASVVEHDYVHSDGVSMGRALAESALEFESSNYGMVPAKESLVKEMVSMVRVEDGDEEDCMICLEELEVGFYASRMPCSHTFHGDCIEKWLKQSHYCPICRFEMPTN from the coding sequence ATGGCTTCAACTCCATACGTGTATGATATCTTTCACCAGCATACTTTTGAAGACAACATCATCTCACAATCTCATGATATTGCTTCCCAGTTCGTCAATATTGAATTAACCATTGACTTTGTCTTCATATCCGTCCACCATGATTTCTCAGCAGACATCTCCACCGTCACCAACCATACGTCCTTACGAGAAACCTTTCGTTTCCAGCTCGACGTTCTAGAAAACCAGTACCTGTTTCACCAAGCTCTATTTCCCACGTTTAGAAGACTCCGAATCAACACGGCCTCCCTTGCTTATCACAACTTCGTTTATGATATTTTTGTACGTGGGATGCGTAGCATAGGAACTAATCGTGAAGTCTTGCCCTTACGATCAGTGATACATGCTTCCGTCGTGGAACACGATTACGTTCACAGTGACGGGGTTTCGATGGGAAGAGCTTTGGCTGAATCGGCATTGGAGTTTGAAAGCAGTAACTATGGTATGGTTCCGGCTAAAGAGTCATTGGTTAAGGAGATGGTAAGCATGGTTAGAGTAGAAGATGGAGATGAAGAAGATTGCATGATATGCTTGGAGGAGCTCGAGGTTGGGTTTTATGCTTCTCGGATGCCTTGTTCTCATACTTTTCATGGGGATTGCATCGAAAAGTGGCTGAAGCAGAGCCATTACTGTCCTATTTGCCGGTTCGAGATGCCAACGAATTAG
- the LOC107917252 gene encoding E3 ubiquitin-protein ligase RING1-like isoform X1: protein MCVLTELKLFLTTMIWVLYMEIIQLGKRFFLMASTPYVYDIFHQHTFEDNIISQSHDIASQFVNIELTIDFVFISVHHDFSADISTVTNHTSLRETFRFQLDVLENQYLFHQALFPTFRRLRINTASLAYHNFVYDIFVRGMRSIGTNREVLPLRSVIHASVVEHDYVHSDGVSMGRALAESALEFESSNYGMVPAKESLVKEMVSMVRVEDGDEEDCMICLEELEVGFYASRMPCSHTFHGDCIEKWLKQSHYCPICRFEMPTN from the exons ATGTGCGTCCTTACAGAGTTAAAACTATTCCTTACTACGATGATCTGGGTATTATATATGGAGATAATTCAGCTAGGAAAAAGG TTTTTCTTAATGGCTTCAACTCCATACGTGTATGATATCTTTCACCAGCATACTTTTGAAGACAACATCATCTCACAATCTCATGATATTGCTTCCCAGTTCGTCAATATTGAATTAACCATTGACTTTGTCTTCATATCCGTCCACCATGATTTCTCAGCAGACATCTCCACCGTCACCAACCATACGTCCTTACGAGAAACCTTTCGTTTCCAGCTCGACGTTCTAGAAAACCAGTACCTGTTTCACCAAGCTCTATTTCCCACGTTTAGAAGACTCCGAATCAACACGGCCTCCCTTGCTTATCACAACTTCGTTTATGATATTTTTGTACGTGGGATGCGTAGCATAGGAACTAATCGTGAAGTCTTGCCCTTACGATCAGTGATACATGCTTCCGTCGTGGAACACGATTACGTTCACAGTGACGGGGTTTCGATGGGAAGAGCTTTGGCTGAATCGGCATTGGAGTTTGAAAGCAGTAACTATGGTATGGTTCCGGCTAAAGAGTCATTGGTTAAGGAGATGGTAAGCATGGTTAGAGTAGAAGATGGAGATGAAGAAGATTGCATGATATGCTTGGAGGAGCTCGAGGTTGGGTTTTATGCTTCTCGGATGCCTTGTTCTCATACTTTTCATGGGGATTGCATCGAAAAGTGGCTGAAGCAGAGCCATTACTGTCCTATTTGCCGGTTCGAGATGCCAACGAATTAG
- the LOC107917252 gene encoding uncharacterized protein isoform X3, with product MDVLKNRHKTLRNLYKAVKNLLNQKGFNWDSTRQMVIAENKIWDEYIKVNPDVRPYRVKTIPYYDDLGIIYGDNSARKKVGSLKEHSGYVGHCSCKCLRCFERESVGKWKGSQGIEAQV from the exons ATGGATGTGCTGAAAAACCGGCACAAAACGCTGAGGAATCTGTACAAAGCTGTTAAGAACCTGTTGAATCAGAAGGGTTTTAACTGGgattcgactcgacaaatggtgaTCGCTGAGAATAAAATCTGGGATGAATATATCAAG GTAAACCCAGATGTGCGTCCTTACAGAGTTAAAACTATTCCTTACTACGATGATCTGGGTATTATATATGGAGATAATTCAGCTAGGAAAAAGG tGGGGAGTTTGAAGGAGCACAGCGGGTATGTTGGGCACTGCAGCTGCAAGTGTTTGAGGTGTTTTGAGAGAGAAAGTGTAGGGAAATGGAAAGGCAGCCAAGGAATTGAAGCTCAAGTGTAG